In Mangifera indica cultivar Alphonso chromosome 1, CATAS_Mindica_2.1, whole genome shotgun sequence, a single genomic region encodes these proteins:
- the LOC123230262 gene encoding calmodulin-binding transcription activator 3-like isoform X2 gives MKTHILSAVRLCLFSFHFTTFLKMAPSLPAEQNVEELLKETQLRWFNASEMCSIFANYGSLNILTSQRQKTPPSGSFFAIKRHMVRDFKKDGHKWTKKKDGKTAQEAHERLKVNNVEMLQCLYVHGQDNENFQRRIYWMLEKEPSGIALFHYREAKNPATNFGNIPSEMLRIRFEKLLSRSSVCSNYDDSNIGKFLRLYFKIKPLLKEEDVDWGQIISSEMVKEKIMKEKLHVWLLQKVGEGGNGLTELDEGGQGVLHFAAALGYNWALEATVAAGVKIDSPDVNGWTALHWAAYCRRQHTVMYLLTLGALSYPTPKYPLGHSSVVLGSNTEHQGTSGHL, from the exons ATGAAAACACACATACTCTCGGCAGTCCGGTTGTGCCTCTTCTCCTTTCATTTCACCACCTTCCTGAAGATGGCTCCGAGCTTGCCTGCTGAACAAA ACGTTGAAGAATTACTGAAAGAAACCCAGCTCCGATGGTTTAATGCATCTGAAATGTGTAGTATATTTGCCAACTATGGAAGTCTTAATATACTAACCTCTCAACGACAGAAAACGCCTCCAA GTGGTTCATTCTTTGCTATTAAGCGGCATATGGTGagagattttaaaaaagatGGCCATAAATGGACTAAGAAGAAAGACGGAAAAACTGCTCAGGAAGCCCATGAGAGGCTCAAA GTTAACAACGTTGAGATGTTGCAGTGCTTGTATGTCCATGGACAAGATAATGAGAATTTTCAAAGGCGCATTTATTGGATGCTCGAGAA GGAACCTTCAGGCATAGCTCTTTTTCACTACAGAGAAGCAAAG AATCCGGCAACTAATTTTGGAAACATTCCAAGTGAAATGCTTCGAATAAGGTTTGAAAAGCTGCTGTCCCGGAGTTCTGTCTGTTCGAATTATGATGATAGCAATATAGGTAAATTTCTTCGATTGTACTTCAAAATCAAACCGTTGCTGAAAGAGGAAGATGTTGATTGGGGCCAGATTATCTCGTCGGAAATGGTAAAGGAGAAGATTATGAAGGAAAAATTACATGTATGGCTGTTGCAGAAAGTAGGTGAAGGTGGAAATGGGCTTACAGAGTTAGATGAGGGCGGGCAAGGTGTGTTACATTTTGCAGCTGCTCTTGGTTACAATTGGGCCCTTGAAGCCACAGTGGCTGCAGGCGTAAAGATCGATTCCCCTGATGTTAATGGATGGACAGCACTTCATTGGGCAGCATATTGTCGCAG ACAGCATACAGTTATGTACCTCCTCACACTTGGTGCACTATCTTATCCCACTCCCAAATACCCTCTTGGCCATTCATCTGTGGTCTTAGGTTCTAACACTGAACACCAAGGAACTTCTGGTCATCTCTGA
- the LOC123230262 gene encoding calmodulin-binding transcription activator 3-like isoform X1, producing MKTHILSAVRLCLFSFHFTTFLKMAPSLPAEQNVEELLKETQLRWFNASEMCSIFANYGSLNILTSQRQKTPPSGSFFAIKRHMVRDFKKDGHKWTKKKDGKTAQEAHERLKVNNVEMLQCLYVHGQDNENFQRRIYWMLEKEPSGIALFHYREAKRNRKRCEPEKDITEERPANSFGDCHIICQLNIEWQNPATNFGNIPSEMLRIRFEKLLSRSSVCSNYDDSNIGKFLRLYFKIKPLLKEEDVDWGQIISSEMVKEKIMKEKLHVWLLQKVGEGGNGLTELDEGGQGVLHFAAALGYNWALEATVAAGVKIDSPDVNGWTALHWAAYCRRQHTVMYLLTLGALSYPTPKYPLGHSSVVLGSNTEHQGTSGHL from the exons ATGAAAACACACATACTCTCGGCAGTCCGGTTGTGCCTCTTCTCCTTTCATTTCACCACCTTCCTGAAGATGGCTCCGAGCTTGCCTGCTGAACAAA ACGTTGAAGAATTACTGAAAGAAACCCAGCTCCGATGGTTTAATGCATCTGAAATGTGTAGTATATTTGCCAACTATGGAAGTCTTAATATACTAACCTCTCAACGACAGAAAACGCCTCCAA GTGGTTCATTCTTTGCTATTAAGCGGCATATGGTGagagattttaaaaaagatGGCCATAAATGGACTAAGAAGAAAGACGGAAAAACTGCTCAGGAAGCCCATGAGAGGCTCAAA GTTAACAACGTTGAGATGTTGCAGTGCTTGTATGTCCATGGACAAGATAATGAGAATTTTCAAAGGCGCATTTATTGGATGCTCGAGAA GGAACCTTCAGGCATAGCTCTTTTTCACTACAGAGAAGCAAAG AGAAATAGGAAAAGATGCGAACCAGAAAAGGACATAACGGAAGAGCGTCCTGCTAATAGTTTTGGTGACTGTCATATAATTTGCCAACTGAATATTGAGTGGCAG AATCCGGCAACTAATTTTGGAAACATTCCAAGTGAAATGCTTCGAATAAGGTTTGAAAAGCTGCTGTCCCGGAGTTCTGTCTGTTCGAATTATGATGATAGCAATATAGGTAAATTTCTTCGATTGTACTTCAAAATCAAACCGTTGCTGAAAGAGGAAGATGTTGATTGGGGCCAGATTATCTCGTCGGAAATGGTAAAGGAGAAGATTATGAAGGAAAAATTACATGTATGGCTGTTGCAGAAAGTAGGTGAAGGTGGAAATGGGCTTACAGAGTTAGATGAGGGCGGGCAAGGTGTGTTACATTTTGCAGCTGCTCTTGGTTACAATTGGGCCCTTGAAGCCACAGTGGCTGCAGGCGTAAAGATCGATTCCCCTGATGTTAATGGATGGACAGCACTTCATTGGGCAGCATATTGTCGCAG ACAGCATACAGTTATGTACCTCCTCACACTTGGTGCACTATCTTATCCCACTCCCAAATACCCTCTTGGCCATTCATCTGTGGTCTTAGGTTCTAACACTGAACACCAAGGAACTTCTGGTCATCTCTGA